The Periplaneta americana isolate PAMFEO1 chromosome 14, P.americana_PAMFEO1_priV1, whole genome shotgun sequence region acccccgggaaagacccggtactcaattttataggaggctgagtgaacctcggggccattctgaaagtttggcaacgagaaaaaatcctgtcaccacctgggatcgaactccggaccttccagtccgtagccaggtgctctaccaactgagctacccggccgcctcgttaaaatatggtgttcacttaaattggctacaacttgccattttcactccaatatgaaatgagtaccattaaggtaagattatccagaggtaaaatagtcccccaatcggatctccgggcggggactactttaatggtacagaatcacgtccattgtgcaactcaaaccaagaaatggattcggaacacctcaaaatctgtgcttcagtggctgaccatgaaaatatctttgaaaaatattggagtgcaagtggtcaaatgactttattgtcaaacgcctggcattagaaaacaacaacaaccaataTTTTCTTCCTCAAACTGAAACATTCAGCGACACAATAAATAGGTGTGAAATGCTTCAGTTCCCCAGTAGAATGCTCTTCGAACTAATTACAATTTACCTATAGTTTTGTActttacatttttcattaatgTACTGCGTATCTTTTAGAAAACATTAAACTATTGGATtcgtgcataagttcgtagcttTTTTCTCATTTGTTGtccatgtttccatagcaaccaagtatttatttacgctaCGAACTTATCCACCAATCCAATATTAACGAAATATTATTCGCACATAGCAATAACTTGGAACTCAAGTCCCTGTTTACCTCATAAGGGATGCTGTAACACAAGCCATGTGGAAGGAGGTCGAGCATCATCTGGATATTTGTCGTGTCGCCCATATTGAAATCTATTGCGAAAGTTATATACTCAAAGAAAATTTGGACAGTTTACATAGGTAAAGATATAATCCATAAATGTGTAATGTAATAAgttgttcatatttctttttgGATATCTTTCATCCGGATATCTTATAGAGATGCCAGCCTGTCACAGAAGATGACATATGACATCATGTTATGAGGAATAATTGTAGAGCTGGGAAGGAAGCAGACCATGGCCTTGTAACAGGATagccggcaccaggactcgaacccgggttttcagctctacgtgctgaggcCACACCGGATTAGAGTACCGATGTCGGATTGAACACAGCTTTACGAGAGCTATGCTGATGTCACTTGCCTCACTCTGGAATTCCCTCTCCCGAAAACATGGCGTAATCAACTGGATTATATAACACGTGGGAAAGCTTATCACTAAGCAAGCAAAACAATCGCACAAGGCATTTCGCAAGACCGGGTGTGAACAGGATGAATAACTATGCAAGGTGACAATTACGACTACTATTTCGTTTCATTAGTCTATTCACAGGAATAAATGTAACACTTTTATAACTCCTAAGGCGGAATCTTTCATAACTTTAAGCTTCAACTAAAGTAAACAGCCCACTCTTACGGTCCCACCATTGCTTTATGAAagcctaaattaatttaatacaagtAAGAAAGTGAATTCACTTTCAAGTCACCTATGCAATCcgtgaaaaatatatttaaaaaatcaaaaacaTGAAGGAAAGTATAAGAAATGTAGGATTACCACTACCAAAACTTTTTATACAACATTAATAGTCACAAAGTACTTGTAGAAACTGAAGTAATTCTATACCGCTgctgcgagaggtccagaaggaaTTACCAATGCAATATACCATAAATaccaatattaattgttattgtaCATATGATAACATTGAGACGCAATAGGTTACTAGGAATTCGTCCTGAACCTTTCGGCACACAGGAAGCCTAAGAAAAGGTAacatttgttaaaatgtataacaTAAATTTACGCCAGTCTGTTACATAGTATTTCTCTAAAAGTGTGACCATACCTCGTGGAGACTTTCAGCGTACTGTTGCCTTCATCTATTTGTTCCTTTTCCTTCAAAGCTTTCCCTTCTTTGTCATCTTTTGGACTTTTATGCTGAGTTATCCTCATTCCACCCGCTTTCACTAAGCAGAAAAATacattagtgcaatatgtaaacagtgAAAACGAAACAGATGGTACAGTGCCTACTTAATTCACTACATTTGTTCCCGTTTTATTTTAATACGACATACCTGCAGGAGGATGACCACCTTTCAGTTCAGTTTCTTCGGCTGTTGAAGACATCGTAGTTACGTATTTTCAATTAAGTTTATCCTTATTATAACTCATTCAACGTCACTGCGTTAGCCCTTGTCGTGTCAATTTGTTGTGTTGGCGTTAAGATATTTCACGGCCACCTTTAACTACGTGTACTATAAACATATTATATGGAAAGAGCAAAGAGATCGAGAGCGATGAGAGCGTAAGAATTGCAAAGTCTGCAACACTTGAAAacattatttctctttgtaacCTTTCGTAGTACCGAAATCAACCGCGAGAGGGCCGCTCAAGTAGTCACAATTTTCATTGTTCCTGCATTGTACAGCCGTAAACTGAATTATTGTCTGTCATAAAGTACGAgtaataaaataagatatttctATGTAACTGACATTACTGTGTGCCTCTCATTTGTCCATAAAGCATTCATAAGCAAAAATACTCTTTCCGTGACAGAGATTGTACTGCACCAGTCCATTGTCACTCGCCATTTTTGACGTAAATAAAGTCTTTAAAATCAGAGTGATACATGGGGTACCAGGACGGAATAGACGATGTAAAGTTTGAAGCGCGATCCGACACtataacttcgtgactaatatcactattgaaataaatgtggtcttgTTCGATCGGGTATATAACTATGATGCGAACATGACCTCGAGTTAGAGTCGCGCATGTGCTAATTTTGATgacaatttcatttcatttttatttgtccatAAAAGAGTTAAAACCAATGGGCTTGTTAaagtgaaagagaaagaaaacagaaaacaagcGAAAGATCTCGTGAATGCGTCTTTAAAATCGGACCGACATGAGGggtacaataatttaataaccaCGCCAAATTTAAATCCGATTTTATTCAATTGAAAATAGTATTAGAAACGATTACAATACACCGAACGTGAAAAAGTAATTACATTTATCTGCTTAAATCATACAATGTACAAATGAAAGTTAATCTTACATACTTCAGTGCATACTAAATGATGTCTTTTGAATAAcagttcaagaaaaaaaaaatcataaatagtAATGTCATTGGCAACACAAAAGAGAAACTGaattgttgcaaaaaaaaaaaaaaaaaaggaataagtACCAGTACGCAATACGCAATGTTGAAATCAGACCTTTGTCTCCTGGGCAGGAAAAGAGGTTTAGTACAAAataaagttactcagcaattaaATCAGATGACTGCATCTTACGTATTAGCTTTCCTCAAGTAACAGCATGAGATGACGATAGCACAGATGGGATTACTGGTTCAcagatttcactttcacttaaagcCAAATGAGAATTTTCTTAGTCAAATGCAATAGATGCACTTTCCATTAACTACTCAATACGgcttttctttttaataaaaataaacaatgtctGCATTGCCATTGTGGAgtgaaatatttgtatttatttatattataattattttagtaaacaaaattatcatatttgctaaataaaactaacactgaaaactacTTCAATAAAAACAGAGCACATCTGACTTCTTTAACAGTAACAATCAAGACCGAAAATTCAGATAGTTCAAATTTCAATCAATCAAGATCGGCCAGCAGACTCTATGTGAAATGTTGCCAACTAGCTTCTCCTAAAATCTCctacataaaaaaaagaaatcgccAACCTTCAAGGAAACAACCACTGAAAATCTAATCAATAGAATTGTATAGTGCGTTTGGGGGGTTGCCTCACAactgatgccttgttggtatcacttgtgaggttcagacctgtcttcagacagttgactaaacaacaaatgaaGTTTGCAGATAACGGGATTCACCAGCAGTAAGTTGCCAAAACACAAAGAACAAATGAATGTTAGGAACATGGCCAGATTGTTGCTAGTCGGTCTCATCTCCACTCTTCACCCCTTCCAAACAAGTGATGCTTCAGAGGTTCCAACCCCGCTGTTGCCAGGTAGTGGTTCATAAACAGTCAGTGACCCTGTTAATACAGCTGTGAAAGAATTAGTCACGAAGAGGACAAACGTTGGACATTTTTCACACCTTCTATTTTTTATAGGGTGAGCAGTCCGTTATGGCGAATACAAGCAGggctagtatttaaaaaaataatcattgtAGAATATCTTGAAATGTATTTTCTCTGGCAACATTGGCAATCACTCCACCGACTCGGCAATGGCAGCACCAGTTTCTCACTGAGTGAAGGGTCTCCCACTTGGCCTGTCATTAATACATCCCGTGCTAGAAGCTTTTCTCTCTCATTTCGACAAGTTATCTCTGCTTGATGGCACCTCACCAGAACGATCCCTCACATCCTGCATGATGTCACTCATGTTCTTCCC contains the following coding sequences:
- the LOC138713926 gene encoding death-associated protein 1; translated protein: MSSTAEETELKGGHPPAVKAGGMRITQHKSPKDDKEGKALKEKEQIDEGNSTLKVSTSPPKSLTISGAPVRGHADFPTEAVQSFHEKPVPTHDSRHVTKPTVIHQPRK